The following coding sequences lie in one Populus trichocarpa isolate Nisqually-1 chromosome 14, P.trichocarpa_v4.1, whole genome shotgun sequence genomic window:
- the LOC7455708 gene encoding heterogeneous nuclear ribonucleoprotein 1 has protein sequence MDSDEGKLFIGGIAWDTTEETLRDHFNLYGEVSQVVIMRDKTTGRPRGFGFVVFSDPSLLDPVLQDKHTIDGRSVEAKRALSREEQHASSRSENFNSGRGSGGVGNFRTNKIFVGGLPPTLMEDAFRQYFQSYGHVCDVVLMYDQQTQRPRGFGFITFDTEDAVDNVLQKTFHELNGKLVEVKRALPKDANPGGEGRDGGYRGYGSSGANVSAADGRMDGNRYMQAQTSAGGYPPYSGFAAHSYGYGAANSGVGYYGNYGVGGYGGGNTGYGTGVYGMSSAVKNSWNSQAPSNYGASGYGANAGYGAAAPWIASGGGGPASAPTGQYPAGASVYGNQGYGYGDYGGSDGPYSGGYGAAGGHAGNAPNGSAGSKAGGGEQQGSGGGYEDSNGNSGYANEAWRSDPSQASGGYGGAYSR, from the exons ATGGATTCAGACGAAGGAAAGCTGTTCATAGGAGGAATAGCATGGGACACAACGGAAGAGACACTAAGAGACCACTTCAACCTGTACGGCGAGGTCTCTCAGGTTGTAATAATGCGTGACAAAACGACTGGTCGTCCTCGTGGCTTTGGTTTCGTTGTTTTCTCCGATCCTTCCCTTCTAGATCCTGTTCTCCAGGATAAACACACCATCGATGGCCGTTCT GTGGAGGCGAAAAGGGCTTTATCCAGAGAAGAACAGCACGCCTCATCTAGATCTGAAAATTTTAACTCTGGTAGAGGCTCTGGTGGTGTAGGTAATTTTAGGACTAACAAAATCTTTGTTGGTGGCTTGCCTCCCACCTTGATGGAAGATGCGTTCCgtcaatattttcaaagttatGGTCACGTATGTGATGTGGTACTAATGTATGACCAGCAGACTCAAAGGCCTCGTGGCTTTGGATTTATTACCTTTGATACTGAAGATGCAGTTGATAATGTACTCCAGAAGACCTTTCATGAGTTGAATGGTAAACTTGTAGAGGTAAAACGAGCACTCCCGAAAGATGCAAATCCAGGTGGTGAGGGGCGTGATGGTGGCTATCGAGGTTATGGCTCCTCTGGAGCCAATGTAAGTGCAGCTGATGGTCGAATGGACGGAAACAGATATATGCAGGCCCAAACTTCTGCAGGTGGTTACCCACCGTATTCTGGTTTTGCTGCACATAGTTATGGTTATGGAGCAGCAAACAGTGGAGTTGGTTATTATGGAAATTATGGTGTTGGTGGTTATGGTGGTGGAAATACTGGATATGGTACAGGAGTGTATGGCATGTCTAGCGCCGTAAAAAATAGCTGGAACAGCCAAGCTCCTTCCAATTATGGTGCTTCTGGCTATGGTGCAAATGCAGGCTATGGGGCTGCAGCCCCCTGGATTGCTTCTGGTGGTGGCGGTCCTGCTTCTGCTCCTACAGGTCAGTATCCAGCAGGAGCTTCTGTGTACGGGAACCAAGGCTATGGTTATGGTGATTATGGTGGAAGTGATGGTCCTTATTCTGGTGGCTATGGGGCTGCTGGTGGGCATGCTGGAAATGCTCCAAATGGCAGTGCCGGCAGCAAAGCTGGTGGGGGGGAGCAACAAGGGAGTGGTGGCGGCTATGAAGACAGTAATGGGAATTCAGGATATGCAAATGAAGCCTGGAGGTCTGATCCTTCACAAGCCTCAGGTGGTTATGGTGGTGCTTATTCAAGATAG